CGAGGTTGATTGCGATCATGACAATGTCATGATCGGGTGCATGAGTTGACGCGCCTTCTGTATACATAAATGCGAATGCTGCCTTTTTGGCGGATAGATTTCACTTGCGCTGCATTGCTTCAAGCGCCTTTTGCGCGTCGTTCGCGACGCAGCAGGAAAAAAATCAAGGCCAGCACCAGCGCCAGGGTGGCCGCTCCGCCGATGCGGACGAAGGCCCAGGCAAAGGGGGTATACCGCCCCTCCACCGGATCGTAACGGAAGCAATAGAGCATGATCTGCTCCGTTGCACCGCCGATAGTACCGTTTGCCGCCTCTACCAGCGAAAGCCTGAATTCCCGCTCCGGGTACTCGATTCCGTAGAGGTAGCGCGTAATCTTGCCATCGGGGGCAAGGAGCACAATCGCGGCGGCATGGCTAAAGTCACTCTCGCCGTCGGCTTTGTAGCGATAGCCAATGCTGCCCATCAGCCGGCTGGCGGCAGCTGCGTCGCCGCTCAGAAATTGCCAGGCGCCCTCGGGAAGCGGCTGCGCCCCGAACAGGCTGCGGATGGACGTAGCGCGCTTCTTTGCCTCTGCATAACCCTCTCTGCTGTCAAAACTATAGGAGAGAACCTGAAAATCGCGGCCCGGCGCCAGACCGCTGGCGCGAACCTCGGCCACCGCCTTCTGAACCGCCTTGAAGACGTAGGTACACAATCGCGGGCAATGATAATAGGAAGGAATCAGTACCACCGGGCGCCCGCGCCGGAAGAAGTCGCCCAGCCGCCGCTCGGCGCCGGATTCGTCACGGACCATGACGTCGAGGGGAACCCGCTCGCCACGATGTTCGGTTACGCCGACCTCGGCCGGCGTGCGCGAGGATTCCGCCTGGAGGCCTGCGGTCATGGCGCAGGCGTAAAGCATTGCGAATGGAAGAATCTGGGCTGAGCGCAGCGACAACATAGGGACGGGATAGGAGCTCAGTCTCAGGGCGCGAGCGATTCCACCGGGTTCGGAAAAAATCCTGTTGTCAGAGCCAGGGCCAGCCGCCAGTAATCGCCTACTTCGCCTCTGGAGATTCCCTCATGCTTCGCCCTGAATTTCGCGGCGCCCTGCCGCTCCTTGCTGTAATTTGCTTCACTCTTGGACTTGCAAATTGTAAAAGCGCCGGCGGGGGAAGCGCTGCTGGCGGCGATTCGGGCAGCTCCCCGACAGACGGCGCGGCCAGCGATCGCAGCGCTACGCAGACGGGCAGCGCAAGCGGCGGCCAGACAGGTTGCATTCAGGGCGATTGCGAGAACGGCGAGGGAGTCTTTGTATACCCGACAGGCGATCGCTACAGCGGCGCTTTCCGCAATGGCAAGCGCGAGGGCCGCGGCGTATTTGAGTACGCCAATGGCGATCGCTATGCCGGCGCCTATAGCGGGGACGTACGAGACGGCGCAGGAGTTTATACGCACAAGAACGGCGATGTCTATGAAGGCAATTTCCACAATGGCATCCGCGAGGGCCAGGGCGCCTATCGCTTTGCCGACGGCGGCGTCTTTCGCGGGCAATTCCAGGCCGACGGCGATGCCGGCGCCGGCAATCTGGTACAGGGCCAGGCCAATTTCAATTGCGAGCTGCGCAGCCGCGGCGTATTTTGCAGTGGCGCCAACGAATCGCGAATGATTGGCGAACCGCAGAATTGAAGACGCTTGATGCTGAATCATGAGCACCGCGCCGCGCGAATTGCGCATCGCACTGCAGCACCTGCAGCTGGCAGCGCGCGACTGGGGCGATCCCGAAGCGCCGCCGATTCTGGCCTTTCACGGGTGGCTGGACAATGCGGCCAGCTTTGATCTTATCGCTCCGCTACTCGGCGATTTTCGTTTGATCGCCATTGACTTTCCCGGGCATGGCCGCTCCGAGCATGCAGCCAGAGGCGCCGCACATTCGTTCATTGAGTATCCTGGACTGGTTCTTGAGGCATTGGATGCCCTTGGCTTCAACTGCGTTAACCTCCTTGGACACAGCATGGGCGCAGGCGTGCTCAGTTTGCTGGCGGGCGCATTTCCAGAGCGCGTGCGACGCCTGGCCTTGATCGAAGGCCTTGGTCCGCTTTCCGATCTTCCCGAGACGGCGCCACAGCGCCTGCGCGAGGCCCTGCTGGCCCGCAATGAAAAGACAACCGGCCGACGCAACTCGCGCGGCGCAGTATACCGCGACCTCGAGCATGCAGTGCGCGCCCGTCGCCTGGCCGGTCGCCTCAGCGAAGAGGCCGCTCGCTTGCTGGTGGAACGCAATCTCAAGCCGGCTCCCGGCGGCTTTGTGTTTCGATCTGATGCCAGGCTCAAACAGCCTTCGCTATATCGGATGACTGAAGAGCAGGTGAGCGCCTTCCTCTCTGGCATTCGCTGTCCGGCGATATTGATCAGCGGCAGCGAGTCAGAGTTCAAGACGCTGTATCCGCAATTAATGGAGCGCGCCAGGTTGCTGCCACAACTGCGCACACTCGAACTTCCCGGCGGCCATCACGTGCACCTCGATGCCCCGGAACAATGCGCCCAGGCGCTGGCGGAGTTTTTTGGCGCTCCCGACTAGCCTCCTCGCAGAACTACCTGGGAATCCTGTGGCCTTCGCAGGTCTGCAATGCCCGAATCGCAAAGAGCTGCGACAGAACTCCTGGATTTTCGATTTTGCCTTGCCTTGCTTACAGGCGCCGTCATAGCCATGGCCAACAATGTCGTGGCTGATTGATCTATTTTCGGGCGAATCGATCGCTCATACTCTGCTGGTTCTGAGTTTAATCATTGCTGGCGGACTGGCGCTGGGCGCCTTGAAGTACCGTCAGATCGAACTGGGCGTTGCCGGCGTCCTGTTCATGGGCATTGCCTTCGGCCATTTTGGGGTGCGCGCCGATGAGCGCGTCATGGAGTTCCTGCGCGAATTTGGTCTTATTCTGTTTGTATATACAATTGGGATGCAGGTTGGTCCGGGCTTTTTTGACTCGCTGAAGCGTCAGGGCGCTCCGCTCAACGCACTGGCAACAGCCATCGTAGTCCTTGGCGCTGCACTGGCCTTTCTCTTCCATCGCTTTGGCGGCGTCGACATTGCTGCGGCCGTCGGTCTCTTTTCCGGCGCCACCACCAATACGCCCAGTCTTGGCGCGGCACAACAGGCGCTGCAAAGCGTGCCGGAACTTGCCGGGCTGAGCGGCCGACCTGGCATGGCCTACGCTGTCGCCTATCCCTTTGGCATTCTTGGCATCATCCTGGCATCGCTGGCGTTGCGCGCCCTGCTGCGCATTCGCGTTTCAGACGAGGAGGCCCGTCGTGAAGCCGAAGAGGCATTGTTGCATCCGGCCGTGGCCAGGCTGAATCTGCGCGTGACCAATAAGAATCTGGCCGGCATGCGCATCGACGATATTCCCGGCATCCGCGATTCCGGCGTCGTTATATCCCGGGTGCGCCTTGGCGATCACACTGAAGTGGCGCACGACGAAACCATTTTGCAGGTGGATCAGATCCTGTTGGCAGTGGGCAGCGCCGAAGAACTGGAGCGTCTGCGCATCGTTGTCGGCGAGCGCAGTGATGTCGATTTGCATAGCGGCGGCGGCGAGCTCAGCCTGCGGCGAATCGTGGTAACGCGCAGTGCAGTGCTTGGCCATTCTCTAGATGAATTGAAGCTGGAACAAAGATGCA
This genomic stretch from Leptospirales bacterium harbors:
- a CDS encoding SCO family protein codes for the protein MTAGLQAESSRTPAEVGVTEHRGERVPLDVMVRDESGAERRLGDFFRRGRPVVLIPSYYHCPRLCTYVFKAVQKAVAEVRASGLAPGRDFQVLSYSFDSREGYAEAKKRATSIRSLFGAQPLPEGAWQFLSGDAAAASRLMGSIGYRYKADGESDFSHAAAIVLLAPDGKITRYLYGIEYPEREFRLSLVEAANGTIGGATEQIMLYCFRYDPVEGRYTPFAWAFVRIGGAATLALVLALIFFLLRRERRAKGA
- a CDS encoding alpha/beta hydrolase, whose amino-acid sequence is MSTAPRELRIALQHLQLAARDWGDPEAPPILAFHGWLDNAASFDLIAPLLGDFRLIAIDFPGHGRSEHAARGAAHSFIEYPGLVLEALDALGFNCVNLLGHSMGAGVLSLLAGAFPERVRRLALIEGLGPLSDLPETAPQRLREALLARNEKTTGRRNSRGAVYRDLEHAVRARRLAGRLSEEAARLLVERNLKPAPGGFVFRSDARLKQPSLYRMTEEQVSAFLSGIRCPAILISGSESEFKTLYPQLMERARLLPQLRTLELPGGHHVHLDAPEQCAQALAEFFGAPD
- a CDS encoding putative transporter is translated as MSWLIDLFSGESIAHTLLVLSLIIAGGLALGALKYRQIELGVAGVLFMGIAFGHFGVRADERVMEFLREFGLILFVYTIGMQVGPGFFDSLKRQGAPLNALATAIVVLGAALAFLFHRFGGVDIAAAVGLFSGATTNTPSLGAAQQALQSVPELAGLSGRPGMAYAVAYPFGILGIILASLALRALLRIRVSDEEARREAEEALLHPAVARLNLRVTNKNLAGMRIDDIPGIRDSGVVISRVRLGDHTEVAHDETILQVDQILLAVGSAEELERLRIVVGERSDVDLHSGGGELSLRRIVVTRSAVLGHSLDELKLEQRCNVRFTRLSRAEVDLPDPQAFRLHAGDRLTVVGAARDIDVVSRELGNSFKELDRPHLVPLFIGVALGIVLGSIPLAIPGIPAAVRLGLAGGPLIVALLLSAVGRIGPLFWYIPSGANQLMREIGIVLFLACVGLHSGEKFIETVSSLEGLRWLLFGACITFLPLAIVGLVGRLYMKLNYLSILGLLAGSMTDPPALAFANSQTKTSAPALAYAAVYPLTMLLRVVCAQLLVLVLA